One window of Leptospira barantonii genomic DNA carries:
- a CDS encoding aldo/keto reductase codes for MDLLTRSDFLKRTAAIGLAAGLVRSPFESLFAKEGAKMLERTIQRSGEKIPAIGLGTWQTMDISKDSTELESLREVWKEFIDQGGTVVDSSPMYGRSEEIVGILASSLAEEKKKKVFYATKVWIRGESAGKAQIQSSFEKFKTNRIDLFQIHNLVDTNTHLKTLRFLQEGQKIRYLGLTHYVSSAFPEMEKIAKTENMDFIQIPYSIVTRAAEERILPFAQENGIGVLINRPFEEGELFRRVKGKTLPDYFKEWDCDSFGQTFLKYILSHPAVTCVIPATSKISHLRDNLKAGFGKLPSGKDREEFRKRLLQVL; via the coding sequence ATGGACCTCTTGACCCGTTCCGATTTTTTAAAACGAACTGCGGCGATCGGCCTTGCGGCAGGTTTGGTCCGATCTCCGTTTGAAAGTTTATTCGCCAAGGAGGGTGCCAAGATGTTGGAAAGAACGATTCAAAGAAGCGGGGAAAAAATTCCGGCGATCGGACTCGGCACCTGGCAAACCATGGATATTTCCAAGGATTCTACCGAACTCGAATCCTTGCGCGAGGTTTGGAAAGAATTTATCGATCAAGGCGGAACGGTCGTGGATTCCTCGCCGATGTACGGAAGATCGGAGGAGATCGTGGGGATTCTCGCTTCTTCGCTTGCGGAAGAAAAAAAGAAAAAAGTTTTTTACGCGACCAAGGTTTGGATTCGCGGGGAATCCGCTGGAAAAGCGCAGATCCAATCCTCCTTTGAAAAATTCAAAACGAATCGAATCGATCTATTCCAAATCCATAATTTAGTAGATACGAATACACATTTGAAAACTTTGCGCTTTCTTCAGGAAGGTCAAAAGATCCGATACTTGGGTTTGACTCATTACGTTTCTTCCGCTTTTCCCGAAATGGAAAAAATCGCTAAGACCGAGAATATGGATTTTATACAAATTCCGTATTCGATCGTGACGCGCGCCGCGGAGGAAAGAATTCTACCTTTCGCGCAGGAAAACGGAATCGGGGTTTTGATCAATCGGCCCTTCGAAGAAGGAGAACTTTTCAGAAGAGTCAAAGGGAAAACTTTGCCCGATTATTTTAAGGAATGGGATTGTGATTCTTTCGGCCAGACGTTTTTAAAATACATTCTTTCTCACCCTGCGGTCACCTGTGTGATTCCCGCTACTTCCAAAATTTCTCATCTCCGAGACAATCTCAAGGCCGGGTTCGGAAAATTACCTTCCGGAAAAGATAGGGAAGAATTTAGAAAACGACTTTTACAAGTTCTTTGA